The genomic window TTTTAAATTTTAATTTTATATTTGTGTTTCAGACCGGCTCTCCTGGACTTATGGTGATCAAGGATTACTAAGGCCAGAAAGCTGCTAATAATCTAGCTCTGAAGTTAGTCATGTTGGTAAACCCATACCCTTGTCGCTTGATTACCTTGATCCGGTTGTTGATTCCCTCCA from Thermostichus vulcanus str. 'Rupite' includes these protein-coding regions:
- a CDS encoding transposase, whose translation is EGINNRIKVIKRQGYGFTNMTNFRARLLAAFWP